Proteins co-encoded in one Saprospira grandis genomic window:
- the dnaJ gene encoding molecular chaperone DnaJ, which produces MAQKRDYYEVLGVDRNVEKAQLKKAYRKVAMKYHPDRNPDNPEAEEKFKEAAEAYEVLNDDQKRAAYDRYGHAGVNQGAGPGGAGGFSMEDIFSQFSDIFGGGGGGGFDFFGQQQGGRGRRAAGGQKGSNLRIRVGLTLEEIAKGAKKKIKVKKYVNCASCGGSGAKDSSSIKTCSGCNGSGYVRRVQNTFLGQMQTTVACPQCNGSGKSITSKCGSCGGEGRTYGEETLEIDIPAGVSEGLQLSMHGKGNAGMNGGPAGDLLINIQEKEHELFARDGNNIHYELDVNFADLVLGTAVEVPTLTGKVKVTLPAGTEGGKVFRLRGKGLPSLRGYGQGDQLIHVKVWVPKNVSSDERRALEKMRDSKNFIPNAKEKGGRKGFLDRLRDVFGGN; this is translated from the coding sequence ATGGCGCAGAAAAGAGATTATTATGAAGTGTTGGGCGTAGATCGGAATGTGGAAAAGGCGCAACTCAAAAAGGCCTACCGCAAGGTGGCCATGAAGTACCACCCAGACCGCAACCCCGATAACCCCGAGGCAGAAGAAAAATTTAAGGAGGCAGCCGAAGCCTATGAGGTGCTCAATGATGACCAAAAGCGGGCAGCTTATGACCGTTATGGGCATGCTGGCGTGAATCAGGGCGCTGGACCTGGCGGTGCAGGCGGCTTCTCTATGGAAGATATTTTCTCTCAGTTTAGCGACATCTTTGGTGGTGGCGGAGGAGGCGGTTTCGACTTCTTTGGTCAGCAGCAAGGGGGCCGTGGCCGTAGGGCTGCAGGCGGCCAAAAAGGCTCTAATCTTCGTATTCGGGTTGGCCTAACCTTAGAAGAAATTGCCAAGGGCGCCAAAAAGAAGATTAAGGTTAAGAAGTACGTCAATTGTGCTAGCTGTGGCGGCTCAGGGGCCAAAGATAGCAGTTCAATCAAGACCTGTAGTGGCTGTAATGGCAGCGGCTATGTGCGTCGGGTGCAAAACACCTTTTTGGGCCAAATGCAAACCACCGTGGCTTGTCCCCAATGTAATGGCTCTGGAAAAAGCATTACGAGCAAATGCGGCAGCTGTGGAGGCGAGGGCCGTACTTATGGCGAAGAAACCCTAGAGATTGACATCCCTGCTGGGGTATCGGAAGGCCTACAGCTTTCTATGCATGGCAAAGGAAATGCGGGCATGAATGGTGGTCCTGCTGGCGATCTGCTCATCAATATCCAAGAAAAAGAGCATGAGCTCTTTGCTCGAGATGGCAATAATATTCATTATGAGCTAGACGTCAACTTTGCCGATTTGGTCCTAGGTACCGCCGTGGAGGTCCCCACCCTAACGGGCAAGGTCAAGGTGACGTTACCTGCGGGCACCGAGGGCGGCAAGGTCTTCCGTCTAAGAGGCAAGGGGCTCCCTTCTCTAAGAGGATATGGCCAGGGCGATCAGCTCATTCATGTTAAGGTTTGGGTGCCTAAAAATGTGTCTTCGGA
- a CDS encoding nucleotide exchange factor GrpE — protein MEEKKQEEQLDPQEEQQQQEEQLQADAQTQEEETVKETAAPKDEKEKLAQELAEMKDKYLRIYAEFDNFRKRNAREKLQLIQTAAADTIKSLLPVLDDFDRAVKAGQELDDGIMLIYEKMKKALAQKGLEEMESTGQAFDPDFHEALTKVPAPTEELKGKVIDTVEKGYILNEKIIRYAKVVVGQ, from the coding sequence ATGGAAGAAAAGAAGCAGGAGGAACAACTAGATCCTCAGGAGGAGCAACAGCAGCAAGAAGAGCAGTTGCAAGCAGATGCACAAACTCAGGAAGAGGAGACTGTGAAGGAAACGGCAGCTCCCAAAGACGAAAAAGAAAAATTGGCCCAAGAACTGGCCGAAATGAAGGATAAATACCTGCGTATTTATGCTGAGTTTGACAACTTTAGAAAGCGCAATGCCAGAGAAAAACTGCAGCTGATCCAAACTGCTGCGGCCGATACGATTAAGTCGCTTTTGCCCGTACTCGATGATTTTGATCGGGCGGTAAAAGCTGGCCAAGAGCTAGATGATGGCATTATGCTCATTTATGAAAAAATGAAAAAAGCCTTGGCCCAAAAAGGATTGGAAGAAATGGAATCTACTGGCCAAGCCTTTGATCCCGATTTTCATGAGGCCCTCACTAAGGTGCCCGCTCCCACAGAAGAGCTCAAGGGCAAGGTGATTGATACCGTGGAAAAAGGATACATTTTGAATGAAAAAATCATCCGCTACGCTAAGGTTGTAGTGGGCCAATAA
- the dnaK gene encoding molecular chaperone DnaK, with product MGKIIGIDLGTTNSCVSVMEGNEPVVITNEEGKRTTPSVIGFLDNGERKIGDPAKRQAITNPHKTIMSIKRFMGLRHSEAGDDVNQVPYEILKGANDTIRVKIDDREYSPQEISAMTLQKMKRIAEEYLGQEVTEAVVTVPAYFNDSQRQATKEAGEIAGLKVRRIINEPTAAALAYGMDKADEDVTIAVYDLGGGTFDVSILELGGGVFEVKSTNGDTHLGGDDFDRVIMDWLISEFKQQEGIDLSKNAEAIQRLKEASEKAKIELSGGSSTDINLPYISFNESGAKHLVRQLSRSKFEQLISDLVQRTLTPCQKALDDAGLSIGDIDEIILVGGSTRIPAIQEAVEKFFNKKPNKSVNPDEVVAVGAAIQGGVLTGEVKDVLLLDVTPLSLGIETYGGVFTRLVEANTTIPKRASQVFSTAQDNQPSVEIHVLQGERPMANQNRTIGRFQLEGIPAMRKGEPQIEVVFDIDSNGILSVSAKEKTTGKEQKIRIEASTGLSQEEIDKMKQEAEANAEADRQAREKVDKLNEADSIIYQTERQMTEHGEKLPENLKADIEKAVTELKAAHQAQDLDAINKGIEAVNNAWAAASQQMGGQPGAGGPEAGPQGPANDGQAGGDDVTDVEFEEVDNK from the coding sequence ATGGGTAAGATTATAGGAATCGACTTAGGAACTACCAACTCCTGCGTATCTGTAATGGAAGGAAACGAACCTGTAGTGATTACCAACGAAGAGGGTAAGCGCACTACGCCTTCTGTTATTGGTTTTTTGGATAATGGCGAACGCAAAATCGGTGACCCCGCTAAGCGTCAGGCAATTACCAACCCGCACAAAACAATCATGTCTATCAAGCGCTTTATGGGCTTGCGCCACAGCGAAGCTGGCGATGATGTGAATCAGGTCCCCTATGAAATTTTGAAAGGGGCCAACGATACTATTCGTGTAAAAATTGACGACCGCGAATATAGCCCGCAAGAAATTTCGGCCATGACGCTACAAAAAATGAAGCGCATTGCAGAAGAGTACTTGGGCCAAGAAGTGACTGAAGCTGTAGTTACTGTACCTGCTTACTTTAACGACTCTCAGCGTCAAGCCACTAAAGAAGCTGGCGAAATTGCCGGACTAAAAGTTCGTCGTATCATCAACGAACCCACTGCCGCAGCTCTTGCTTACGGTATGGATAAGGCTGATGAGGATGTAACTATCGCTGTTTATGACCTTGGTGGAGGAACTTTTGACGTATCTATCCTTGAACTAGGCGGCGGCGTTTTTGAAGTAAAATCAACAAATGGTGATACGCACCTTGGTGGTGACGACTTTGACCGTGTGATCATGGACTGGCTCATTAGCGAGTTCAAACAACAAGAAGGTATTGACCTTAGCAAAAATGCAGAGGCCATCCAACGTCTAAAAGAAGCTTCAGAAAAAGCTAAGATTGAGCTTTCTGGTGGTTCTTCTACAGACATCAACCTTCCTTATATCTCTTTCAATGAAAGTGGCGCTAAGCACTTGGTCCGCCAATTGAGCCGCTCTAAATTTGAGCAACTCATTAGCGATTTGGTACAGCGTACTCTTACGCCCTGCCAAAAAGCACTAGATGATGCTGGCCTTTCTATCGGCGATATTGATGAGATTATTCTAGTGGGTGGTTCTACTCGTATTCCTGCCATTCAGGAAGCTGTAGAAAAATTCTTCAACAAGAAGCCCAATAAGAGCGTAAACCCCGATGAAGTAGTGGCCGTAGGTGCTGCTATCCAAGGTGGTGTATTGACTGGTGAGGTGAAAGATGTTCTTCTCCTAGATGTTACTCCCCTTTCTTTGGGTATCGAAACTTATGGTGGTGTATTCACTCGCCTAGTTGAGGCCAACACGACTATCCCTAAGCGTGCTTCTCAGGTATTCTCTACCGCTCAAGATAACCAGCCTTCTGTAGAGATCCACGTTTTGCAAGGAGAGCGCCCCATGGCCAACCAAAACCGCACAATCGGTCGCTTCCAGCTAGAGGGTATCCCCGCTATGCGCAAAGGTGAACCTCAAATTGAAGTAGTTTTTGACATTGACTCTAACGGTATCCTTAGCGTTTCTGCTAAAGAGAAAACGACCGGAAAAGAACAGAAGATCCGCATCGAGGCTTCTACTGGCCTTTCTCAAGAGGAAATCGATAAGATGAAGCAAGAAGCCGAGGCCAATGCCGAAGCCGACCGCCAAGCTCGCGAAAAAGTAGATAAGCTCAATGAGGCCGACTCTATCATCTACCAAACAGAACGTCAGATGACAGAACATGGCGAGAAATTGCCCGAAAACCTCAAAGCCGATATCGAAAAAGCGGTAACTGAACTTAAAGCAGCTCATCAAGCACAAGACCTAGATGCCATCAATAAAGGGATCGAGGCCGTAAATAACGCTTGGGCTGCAGCTAGCCAGCAAATGGGTGGACAGCCCGGCGCCGGTGGCCCCGAAGCAGGCCCCCAAGGCCCCGCCAATGACGGCCAAGCCGGTGGCGATGATGTAACCGATGTAGAATTTGAAGAGGTAGACAATAAGTAG
- a CDS encoding glycoside hydrolase family 73 protein — protein sequence MLIYFLFLFWFHWIQPKTPTKAEKIAANNEAIAAYVERFHPLAIAEMHRLGVPASITLAQGILESQYGKSELAQQANNHFGMKCGGNWDGDSYSKFTGEWNNEAQSYRQLACFRVFDSAEASFRAHSDFLRYRKYYQKLFLLPSKDYKAWAKGLQAAGYATDPKYPDKLISLIERFELDQYDQLLLRPESPWVLAPDTLSFD from the coding sequence ATGCTAATTTATTTCCTTTTCCTCTTTTGGTTCCACTGGATTCAGCCCAAAACGCCAACTAAAGCCGAGAAAATTGCGGCCAATAATGAAGCTATTGCCGCCTATGTCGAACGCTTCCACCCTCTCGCTATTGCCGAGATGCACAGACTAGGCGTGCCCGCTAGTATTACCCTGGCCCAAGGTATCCTAGAGTCTCAATACGGAAAAAGCGAATTGGCCCAACAAGCCAATAATCACTTCGGCATGAAGTGCGGCGGCAACTGGGATGGCGATAGCTACTCTAAGTTTACCGGAGAATGGAATAATGAAGCCCAATCTTACCGCCAATTGGCCTGCTTCCGCGTTTTTGATTCTGCCGAAGCCTCTTTTAGAGCACATTCCGACTTCCTGCGCTACCGCAAGTATTACCAAAAGCTCTTTCTCCTCCCCTCCAAAGATTATAAGGCCTGGGCCAAAGGCTTACAAGCCGCAGGCTATGCCACAGACCCCAAATATCCCGATAAACTCATTTCTCTCATCGAACGATTTGAGCTGGACCAATATGATCAGCTCCTGCTCCGCCCAGAATCACCCTGGGTGCTGGCTCCAGATACCCTCTCTTTCGACTAA
- a CDS encoding amidohydrolase → MRLLSFFALFLLLACQNESQKAELLIFNGPIYTLDSSQAQVEALAVANGKIIALGNWSDIQKYQSPSTELLDLKGKTLIPAFVESHAHILGLGQFKRELDLSQVKSYEELIQLVQEQAAKTPKGEWILGRAWHQSKWDSLPFSIKGYQTHDALSQAVPDHPVLLMHASAHALMANEKAMQLAGLTPETQMNEEGEIIRFPNGRPTGIFTENAMSIIKQALPPADENSRYQDLQAGIQEALSYGIGSLQDAGSDSAAIALYRKALAQNELPLRLWVMLAYNNYAAEVQGQDDPFLEKWLKKGPEKGDFLSIGGIKLYADGALGSRGAWMLEEYSDRAGHFGHPTLPLKTIEKIAEKALLADFQLCTHAIGDRANRELLNIYERVLKAQPQAAKDHRFRIEHAQHIAPQDIPRFAQLDVIASVQGIHFSSDRPWAQSRLGRLRIAMGAYRWKQLLDSGAKLINGTDAPVESINPIACFYSLVSRQANDGQVYEADQKLSRLQALKAYTLDAAYGAFQEKEKGSLELGKFADFAILSQDIMQVPLQDIPQTKVLQTIVDGKTVYLRE, encoded by the coding sequence ATGCGCTTGCTCTCTTTTTTTGCCCTTTTCTTGCTCCTCGCCTGCCAAAATGAATCCCAAAAAGCGGAGCTGCTCATCTTTAATGGCCCTATTTATACCCTAGATAGTAGCCAAGCTCAGGTCGAAGCCCTGGCCGTAGCCAATGGGAAAATTATCGCTCTCGGAAATTGGAGCGATATCCAAAAGTATCAAAGCCCTAGTACCGAACTGCTCGATCTTAAGGGCAAAACCCTGATTCCCGCCTTTGTTGAAAGCCATGCCCATATTCTGGGCCTAGGGCAGTTTAAACGAGAACTGGACCTCAGCCAAGTCAAAAGCTATGAGGAGCTGATCCAATTGGTCCAAGAACAAGCTGCCAAAACGCCAAAAGGCGAATGGATTCTTGGCCGCGCCTGGCATCAAAGTAAATGGGACTCTCTCCCCTTTTCTATCAAAGGCTACCAAACGCATGATGCCCTCAGCCAAGCCGTCCCCGATCATCCCGTTTTGCTGATGCACGCTAGCGCCCACGCCCTAATGGCCAACGAAAAAGCCATGCAGTTGGCGGGCCTAACTCCCGAAACCCAAATGAATGAAGAAGGCGAGATTATCCGCTTTCCCAATGGCCGCCCCACAGGCATTTTTACCGAAAATGCCATGTCGATAATTAAGCAGGCCCTGCCGCCCGCCGATGAAAATAGCCGCTACCAAGATCTACAAGCGGGTATCCAAGAGGCCCTTAGCTACGGTATTGGCAGCCTGCAAGATGCAGGCTCCGATTCTGCCGCTATTGCGCTTTACCGAAAAGCCCTGGCCCAAAATGAACTCCCGCTCCGCCTTTGGGTAATGCTGGCCTATAATAATTATGCTGCCGAGGTCCAAGGCCAAGACGATCCTTTCCTAGAAAAATGGCTGAAAAAAGGCCCCGAAAAAGGCGATTTTCTCAGTATCGGAGGCATTAAGCTTTATGCCGATGGCGCCCTAGGCTCTAGAGGCGCTTGGATGCTCGAGGAGTATAGCGACCGAGCTGGCCATTTTGGCCACCCTACTCTCCCCCTGAAAACCATTGAGAAGATTGCCGAAAAAGCCCTGCTGGCCGACTTCCAACTCTGTACTCACGCCATCGGCGACCGCGCCAACCGAGAGCTGCTCAATATTTATGAACGGGTCCTAAAAGCCCAACCCCAAGCCGCCAAAGACCACCGCTTCCGAATTGAACATGCCCAACATATTGCCCCCCAAGATATTCCCCGCTTTGCCCAGCTAGATGTTATTGCCTCGGTCCAAGGGATCCACTTTTCTTCCGATCGCCCCTGGGCCCAAAGCCGCCTAGGCCGCCTGCGCATCGCTATGGGCGCCTACCGCTGGAAACAATTGCTGGACTCTGGCGCCAAACTGATTAACGGCACCGATGCCCCCGTCGAGTCGATCAATCCGATCGCCTGCTTTTATAGCCTAGTCAGCCGCCAAGCCAATGATGGCCAAGTCTATGAAGCCGACCAAAAGCTGAGCCGCCTGCAGGCCCTAAAGGCCTATACCCTAGATGCCGCCTATGGCGCTTTTCAAGAAAAGGAAAAAGGCAGCCTAGAGCTCGGAAAGTTTGCCGATTTTGCCATCCTTTCCCAAGATATTATGCAGGTCCCGCTCCAAGATATTCCCCAAACTAAGGTCCTGCAAACTATTGTAGATGGTAAAACGGTCTATTTGAGGGAGTAG
- a CDS encoding amidohydrolase family protein, producing MRKISADYIYPISEAPIKEGVLVLDDEGRILEIGQRANYPDEEIEIHEGILVPGFINAHCHLELSHMLGKVETGTGLIDFIKQVVSRRNAPETEIAEAIAWAEDQMIANGIVAVGDITNVPDTFSQKAKGRLRYYSFVECFDFLQAANAEAEFEKYKAVYDALPLAEGSKKVMVPHAPYSVSPQLFERINAANQGEAHTVSIHNQETPPEQELFLTGTGGFVDFYGQFGFSLDQFQPNGRTAIHYALSQMDPEQRTLFVHNTLTSEQDIAFAKSWGKSVYWASCPNANLYIENRLPNYQAFLKKGAKVCLGTDSLTSNWSLSILEEIKTIRRYQSYVPFETLLQWATLNGAEALGFEEELGSFAPGKKPGVNLLSVAPGQNYGDASTAVQKLA from the coding sequence ATGAGAAAAATAAGCGCCGATTATATTTACCCAATTAGCGAAGCCCCCATCAAAGAGGGCGTTTTGGTCCTTGATGATGAGGGCCGCATCCTAGAAATAGGCCAAAGGGCCAATTATCCCGATGAAGAGATCGAGATCCATGAAGGGATTTTGGTCCCAGGCTTTATTAATGCCCATTGCCATTTGGAGCTCTCTCATATGCTGGGTAAAGTAGAAACGGGCACGGGCCTCATCGACTTTATTAAGCAGGTGGTGTCTAGACGCAATGCGCCCGAAACCGAAATTGCCGAGGCTATCGCTTGGGCCGAGGACCAAATGATTGCGAATGGTATTGTGGCCGTAGGCGATATTACCAATGTTCCCGATACCTTTTCCCAAAAGGCCAAGGGCCGCCTGCGCTATTATAGCTTTGTCGAATGCTTCGATTTTTTACAAGCCGCCAATGCCGAGGCCGAATTTGAAAAATATAAGGCCGTTTATGATGCACTCCCCCTAGCAGAAGGCAGCAAAAAGGTGATGGTGCCTCATGCCCCTTATTCTGTTTCTCCCCAATTGTTCGAGCGCATCAATGCCGCCAACCAAGGAGAAGCCCATACGGTAAGTATTCACAATCAAGAGACGCCTCCAGAACAAGAACTTTTCCTGACAGGAACAGGCGGCTTTGTCGATTTTTATGGGCAGTTTGGTTTTTCTCTGGACCAATTCCAGCCTAATGGCCGCACGGCCATTCATTATGCCCTCTCGCAAATGGACCCCGAACAACGAACGCTTTTTGTGCATAATACCCTTACTTCTGAGCAGGATATTGCTTTTGCCAAAAGCTGGGGCAAATCGGTTTATTGGGCCAGCTGCCCCAATGCCAATCTCTATATCGAAAATCGCTTGCCCAATTATCAGGCATTTTTGAAAAAAGGCGCTAAGGTTTGTTTAGGCACCGATAGCCTTACCTCTAATTGGTCCCTCTCTATTCTAGAAGAGATAAAGACTATCCGCCGCTACCAGTCTTATGTCCCTTTTGAGACACTCTTGCAATGGGCCACCCTAAACGGTGCCGAAGCCCTCGGCTTTGAGGAGGAACTAGGCAGCTTTGCCCCAGGTAAAAAACCTGGCGTTAATCTACTTAGCGTTGCGCCCGGCCAAAACTATGGAGATGCGAGTACTGCCGTTCAAAAATTAGCCTAA
- a CDS encoding diphosphomevalonate/mevalonate 3,5-bisphosphate decarboxylase family protein, with amino-acid sequence MNQTCWKSPSNIAIIKYWGKYGRQLPKNASLSFTLSAAYSQTTLRYSPKAKGGIQLRFLFEGQEKPAFAQRIQGFLESILEELPFLDEYALELDSKNSFPHSAGIASSASSMSALALCLCDMAAELGLGPASDQAEFWQKASYFARLGSGSACRSLYPMAASWGESKQLKGSSNLWASPCGELLHDDFKAVQDTILLVSQAEKSVSSTAGHKLMEGNPFAPLRYQLAEENLGKLLPALQAGDWATFGQIAEEEALMLHALMMTSRPSYLLMQPNSLALIEKVRDWRQQTNFPLYFTLDAGPNLHLLYPKSIQPKVQPFLQEELLPLCENGGHLADELGCGPEKLRLL; translated from the coding sequence ATGAATCAAACTTGCTGGAAAAGCCCCTCCAATATTGCCATTATTAAGTATTGGGGCAAATACGGCCGCCAACTTCCCAAAAATGCTTCGCTAAGCTTTACGCTTTCTGCCGCCTATAGCCAAACGACCCTCCGCTATAGCCCCAAAGCTAAGGGCGGTATTCAGTTGCGCTTTTTGTTTGAAGGCCAAGAAAAACCAGCTTTTGCCCAACGTATTCAGGGTTTTCTAGAAAGCATTCTCGAAGAGCTGCCTTTTCTCGATGAATACGCCCTAGAACTGGATTCTAAGAATTCTTTTCCCCATTCTGCGGGCATCGCTTCCTCCGCTTCTAGCATGAGCGCTCTGGCCCTCTGCCTCTGCGATATGGCGGCCGAATTGGGCCTTGGCCCCGCTTCCGATCAGGCCGAGTTTTGGCAAAAGGCCAGCTATTTTGCCCGACTGGGCTCTGGCTCTGCCTGCCGATCGCTTTACCCTATGGCCGCCTCTTGGGGCGAGTCTAAGCAGCTAAAGGGGAGCTCTAATCTTTGGGCTAGCCCCTGCGGCGAGCTCCTGCATGATGATTTTAAGGCGGTCCAAGATACTATTTTGCTGGTGAGCCAGGCTGAGAAGTCGGTCTCTAGTACTGCCGGCCACAAACTGATGGAGGGCAACCCTTTTGCCCCCCTTCGCTACCAATTGGCGGAGGAGAATTTGGGCAAACTTTTGCCCGCTCTCCAAGCTGGCGATTGGGCCACCTTTGGCCAAATTGCCGAGGAAGAGGCCCTGATGCTACACGCTCTCATGATGACTTCTCGCCCTTCTTATTTGCTGATGCAGCCCAATAGTTTGGCCCTGATCGAGAAGGTCCGAGATTGGCGCCAACAAACGAATTTCCCCCTCTATTTTACCCTAGATGCAGGCCCCAATCTACATCTGCTCTACCCCAAATCAATCCAGCCTAAGGTGCAGCCTTTCCTCCAGGAGGAGTTGCTCCCCCTCTGCGAAAATGGCGGCCATCTAGCCGATGAATTAGGCTGTGGCCCCGAGAAATTAAGGCTGCTCTAA